Proteins encoded in a region of the Flammeovirga yaeyamensis genome:
- a CDS encoding MFS transporter has translation MNTSAITSEQTSNKAGIFNALTMLLNGIGYFGFRSFLVLYMTSEVMNLSRVEAFYIYGIFTVGLFSTQFIGGLLGDLVIGSKNAIIFGIVLQGLGILTLCLNSTTGLFIGLGIFCIGNGFYRPNFLSNYFKYYLGNSQKMDAAFLGLSVVTIIGSLIGVLIAGRIIDSFSYTISFIITAFFVLLSILPIAIVKEAEISTKHIQKGQLPKRILAIFGILCLSIIYWLVFQYFSKTTYPVFSSQGIVQIGSTFSNTLFLIAFIIACFIYVKSKYKLGIGCLLFLSIPIIFIVLNLNNLQDISTNIFILFSFLFALVEVLIMPTANVLIARYGHPKFLGILFSLLALTHLWVMKMVELFF, from the coding sequence TTGAACACATCAGCAATTACTTCAGAGCAAACGAGCAATAAAGCTGGGATTTTTAATGCTTTAACTATGCTATTAAACGGTATAGGGTATTTTGGATTTCGATCTTTCTTAGTCTTATATATGACAAGTGAGGTAATGAACTTAAGTCGTGTAGAAGCTTTTTATATTTATGGTATTTTTACTGTAGGACTTTTTTCTACACAATTTATTGGGGGACTACTTGGAGACCTAGTAATAGGTAGTAAAAATGCTATTATTTTTGGAATAGTACTACAAGGTTTAGGAATCCTAACTCTTTGTTTAAACTCTACAACAGGATTATTTATTGGTCTTGGAATTTTCTGTATTGGTAATGGATTTTATAGACCTAATTTTTTAAGTAATTACTTTAAATATTATTTAGGCAACTCCCAAAAAATGGATGCGGCTTTTCTTGGACTTTCAGTAGTTACAATTATTGGTTCATTAATAGGTGTTCTTATTGCAGGTAGAATAATAGATAGTTTTAGTTATACAATAAGTTTTATAATTACTGCTTTTTTTGTACTACTTTCTATTCTGCCAATAGCAATTGTAAAAGAAGCTGAAATTTCTACAAAGCATATTCAAAAAGGTCAATTACCGAAAAGAATTCTTGCTATATTTGGTATACTATGTTTAAGTATAATTTATTGGCTCGTTTTTCAATATTTCAGTAAAACAACTTACCCCGTATTTAGTTCTCAAGGAATTGTTCAAATAGGTAGCACATTTTCAAATACTCTGTTTTTAATTGCGTTCATTATTGCATGTTTTATTTATGTAAAATCAAAATATAAATTAGGCATTGGTTGTCTACTATTTCTTAGTATACCTATTATTTTTATTGTTTTAAACTTGAATAATCTTCAAGATATATCTACGAATATTTTTATACTATTTTCTTTTCTATTCGCTTTGGTTGAAGTATTAATTATGCCAACCGCAAACGTTTTAATAGCTAGGTATGGACATCCTAAATTTTTAGGTATACTTTTTAGTCTTCTTGCTTTGACTCATTTATGGGTAATGAAAATGGTTGAATTATTCTTTTAA
- the gmk gene encoding guanylate kinase — protein sequence MKSGKVFIFSAPSGSGKTTVVRHLLSVFPELTFSISATTRNPRGEEKHAEDYYFISADDFKSRIQNDEFVEYEEVYEGLFYGTLKSEIERIWSLGKHVVLDVDVIGGINLKKYFQEKALSVFVCPPNVECLEERLRGRATDSEEAIKERVAKAAEEMPYGDEFDVRLINEVLEVALKDAEKLITDKIAE from the coding sequence ATGAAATCAGGCAAAGTATTTATCTTTTCCGCACCATCTGGATCAGGTAAAACCACCGTCGTTAGACATCTACTAAGTGTTTTCCCAGAATTGACTTTTTCAATTTCCGCGACTACACGTAACCCGAGAGGGGAAGAAAAGCACGCTGAAGATTACTACTTCATATCGGCTGATGATTTTAAAAGTCGTATTCAAAACGATGAGTTTGTAGAATATGAGGAAGTATACGAGGGACTATTCTATGGTACCTTGAAAAGTGAAATCGAAAGAATTTGGAGTCTTGGCAAACACGTTGTTCTAGATGTGGATGTTATTGGAGGCATTAATCTTAAAAAATACTTTCAAGAAAAAGCACTATCAGTGTTTGTTTGTCCACCAAATGTGGAATGCTTGGAAGAGCGTTTAAGAGGTCGTGCAACAGATTCTGAAGAAGCCATCAAAGAGCGTGTGGCAAAAGCAGCAGAAGAAATGCCTTACGGCGATGAGTTTGATGTGCGCCTTATCAACGAAGTTTTAGAAGTAGCTTTAAAAGATGCTGAAAAACTGATCACAGATAAGATTGCAGAGTAA
- a CDS encoding sigma-70 family RNA polymerase sigma factor, translating to MSETTKKTLSTEERMEVFDREFAPHTDSMYSFAYRLTGDDEDAKDLVQDTYMKSYRFIDSFEEGTNAKAWLFRILKNSFINEYRRKSKEPSKIDYQEVETIYNGEKNDPAVVSGMRQDNSKYRIGDEVTTALNALAVDFRIVIILCDLEGFTYEEMSKILDIPIGTVRSRLHRARNLLKEKLESYAKKMGYSQKKAN from the coding sequence ATGAGTGAGACTACAAAAAAGACATTATCTACTGAGGAACGCATGGAAGTTTTTGACCGTGAGTTTGCTCCACATACAGATTCAATGTACAGTTTTGCCTATCGTTTAACAGGCGATGATGAAGATGCTAAAGATTTAGTACAAGATACTTATATGAAATCGTATCGTTTTATCGACTCTTTCGAGGAAGGAACGAATGCGAAAGCTTGGCTATTCAGAATTTTAAAGAATAGTTTTATTAATGAATACCGAAGAAAAAGTAAGGAACCGTCTAAAATTGACTATCAAGAAGTAGAAACAATATATAATGGCGAAAAAAATGATCCCGCTGTTGTTTCTGGAATGCGTCAGGATAATTCTAAATATAGAATTGGCGATGAAGTAACGACTGCTTTAAATGCTTTAGCGGTTGACTTTAGAATTGTTATCATTCTATGTGATCTTGAGGGATTTACCTACGAAGAAATGTCTAAAATATTGGATATTCCTATTGGAACCGTAAGAAGTAGATTACACAGAGCTAGAAATTTACTTAAGGAAAAACTAGAGAGTTATGCAAAAAAGATGGGATATTCTCAAAAGAAAGCAAACTAA
- a CDS encoding glycosyltransferase family 9 protein translates to MIVQRIKKIVISGNSFLKDFGIGIQILPILKKYNENLEIIWLGTEAQKSIAEHISLINTFITEADSKLLEQSDALLLLSENNELSKQARDLKIENRIGGKYSWRYNRRLTKAIDLSKSTALLEAYFQLLTAFDIPLEECYTSTNIIEAPEQFFRGVFKKEEKNFLFYPYRDEEHRAWPGIRYFEIIEALPKYENNYIVAGTEMEGKALKLTSPELFRAPSVKDYTEIEDLEEGLALIAKADQLITYNNDMAHFAYAMGVKVLVISAATDIFYLHNDLQKIVTNDASCIKCVGDKACECMKKLKANDVLEAIN, encoded by the coding sequence ATGATTGTACAAAGAATAAAGAAAATTGTTATAAGTGGGAACTCTTTTTTAAAGGATTTTGGCATTGGTATCCAAATATTGCCCATTCTTAAGAAGTACAATGAAAATTTGGAAATTATTTGGTTGGGAACAGAAGCTCAAAAAAGTATAGCTGAGCACATTTCCTTAATCAATACATTTATAACGGAAGCAGATTCCAAATTATTAGAACAATCGGATGCCCTTCTTCTTTTATCAGAAAATAACGAGTTAAGTAAACAAGCACGTGATTTAAAAATTGAAAATCGAATCGGAGGAAAGTATTCTTGGAGGTACAATCGAAGACTCACCAAAGCCATTGATTTATCAAAATCAACCGCACTTTTAGAAGCCTATTTCCAGTTACTCACAGCATTTGATATTCCTTTAGAGGAATGTTATACTTCTACTAATATTATCGAGGCTCCTGAACAATTCTTCAGGGGAGTGTTTAAAAAAGAAGAAAAGAATTTTTTATTCTATCCATATAGAGACGAAGAACACAGGGCTTGGCCAGGGATCCGTTATTTCGAAATCATCGAAGCTTTGCCTAAATACGAAAATAATTACATTGTTGCAGGTACAGAAATGGAAGGCAAAGCTTTAAAACTCACATCTCCTGAATTATTTAGAGCACCATCTGTAAAAGATTACACCGAAATTGAAGACTTGGAGGAAGGACTCGCTCTAATCGCTAAAGCTGATCAATTGATTACCTATAATAACGATATGGCTCATTTTGCTTATGCGATGGGAGTGAAGGTCTTGGTTATTTCCGCTGCTACAGATATTTTTTATCTACACAATGATCTTCAAAAAATAGTCACCAACGATGCTTCTTGCATTAAATGTGTGGGTGATAAAGCTTGTGAGTGTATGAAAAAATTGAAAGCAAATGATGTGTTAGAGGCGATCAACTAA
- a CDS encoding sensor histidine kinase has protein sequence MKTSGYILLGISGILLIILGGLMMHYQNSINLLITFGILAGLLLTYQLTTIKKIIDKGLLMVEAIGNEDLGFLHSKNFKLFNAHYQHRLEKLYTSFARIKKESLKQENYLFWLIEQLEVGICTFDEQGHILHINSAFKEKVKLSTLTHVNQLLSKTAIDQKVLEKAELENSYQLPQSNKVLKVKKLQKEDQQITLLTLQDLSTELDDKEYASYNKLIRVLTHEIMNGMTPIISLSDGLLMSFEGENGNSVQLEQVTQKMLDTNAKSLKVIHQQAEQLMHFTNTYRSITKLPQPKKEEVDVEMFINQQVEKVAERLKQKDIHIEVKNVNNSVISHSFDPILIGQCVHNILKNGVEALQNVDNPKMKIKIQKEDHLSIRIANNGPEIGEEELKHIFVPFFTTKEKGDGIGLSLSKHIVRVHHGSLQVTSDKQKTEFIIKL, from the coding sequence ATGAAAACATCTGGATACATCCTTCTTGGCATTAGTGGAATTCTCTTAATTATCTTGGGAGGACTGATGATGCATTATCAAAATTCCATCAACTTGTTGATAACTTTCGGAATTTTGGCAGGGCTTTTACTGACTTATCAACTGACCACTATCAAAAAGATCATTGATAAAGGATTGTTGATGGTAGAAGCCATAGGCAATGAGGATTTAGGTTTTCTGCATTCGAAGAACTTTAAGTTATTTAATGCACATTATCAACATCGTTTAGAAAAGCTGTATACCTCTTTTGCACGTATCAAGAAGGAAAGTTTGAAGCAGGAGAATTACTTGTTTTGGTTGATTGAACAGTTGGAAGTGGGCATTTGTACTTTCGATGAGCAGGGACATATCCTTCATATCAACTCGGCTTTTAAGGAAAAAGTGAAGTTATCAACACTCACACATGTGAATCAGTTATTATCAAAGACGGCGATTGATCAAAAAGTCTTAGAAAAGGCGGAATTGGAAAATTCTTATCAACTTCCACAATCGAATAAGGTACTTAAGGTGAAAAAGCTTCAGAAGGAAGATCAACAAATCACATTGCTTACTTTACAAGACTTATCCACAGAGTTGGACGATAAAGAATATGCTTCTTACAATAAGTTGATTCGTGTGCTTACCCACGAAATTATGAATGGAATGACGCCAATTATCTCACTTTCTGATGGTTTATTGATGTCATTTGAAGGTGAAAACGGGAATTCTGTGCAATTAGAGCAGGTAACACAAAAAATGCTCGATACCAATGCGAAGAGTTTAAAGGTGATTCATCAACAGGCAGAACAGTTGATGCATTTTACCAACACGTATCGATCGATTACCAAGTTGCCACAGCCTAAAAAAGAAGAAGTGGATGTGGAAATGTTCATCAATCAGCAGGTTGAAAAGGTAGCTGAGCGACTAAAACAAAAAGATATTCACATTGAAGTGAAGAATGTGAATAACTCAGTAATATCACACAGTTTTGATCCCATTTTAATTGGACAATGTGTGCATAATATCCTTAAAAATGGTGTGGAAGCACTTCAAAATGTGGATAATCCTAAGATGAAGATCAAAATTCAAAAAGAAGACCACTTGTCTATTCGAATTGCCAACAATGGCCCTGAAATAGGTGAAGAAGAATTAAAACACATCTTTGTTCCCTTCTTTACGACCAAAGAAAAGGGAGATGGAATTGGTCTGAGTTTAAGTAAACATATCGTTCGTGTACATCACGGAAGTTTACAAGTGACCTCAGACAAACAGAAGACAGAGTTTATAATTAAACTATAA
- a CDS encoding sigma-54-dependent transcriptional regulator — translation MSNILIIDDNLAVHSTLEIILEPHFDNITCLADPLNIMGTLATETYHIVLLDMNFSPGLNTGREGIRWLKKIKETYPQISVVMMTAYGHVELAVDALKLGATDFILKPWDNRKLLATLKSALQLSISKNEVKQLKEKAEALKSTEVFPDIIGESQSIKNMMSLIEKVAKTDTNILITGENGTGKELVAKAVHHLSKRQKESLVEVDMGAVSETLFESELFGHVKGAFTDAHQDRIGKFELANKGSLFLDEIGNLSFSLQAKLLAALQNRQITKVGGNKVIPVDIRLISATNKNLFKMVEDEEFRQDLLYRINTIQIEVPPLRERDDDVIVLANHFKDILAKKYEKGTLSFSQKAEDKLKAYHWPGNVRELQHTIERAVILSDSDTISDDLLMTTASENTSVQTLNMVKMEEVLIKKAMQKHPKNVSAAAEELGITRQTLYNKMKKLGLD, via the coding sequence ATGAGCAATATTTTAATTATAGATGACAACTTAGCGGTTCATTCGACTTTAGAAATAATTCTGGAACCACATTTTGATAACATCACTTGCTTGGCTGATCCTTTAAATATAATGGGAACATTGGCTACGGAAACCTATCATATAGTGCTTTTGGATATGAACTTTTCTCCTGGACTAAACACCGGAAGAGAAGGTATCCGTTGGCTGAAAAAAATCAAAGAAACGTATCCTCAAATATCTGTTGTCATGATGACGGCTTATGGTCATGTGGAATTAGCGGTAGATGCTTTAAAACTTGGGGCAACCGACTTTATTCTTAAACCATGGGACAATAGAAAGTTGTTGGCTACTTTAAAATCAGCACTTCAGTTGAGTATTTCTAAAAATGAAGTGAAGCAGTTGAAAGAAAAAGCGGAAGCATTGAAGTCGACAGAAGTATTTCCAGATATTATTGGGGAATCTCAAAGCATCAAGAACATGATGTCCTTGATTGAAAAAGTAGCTAAAACAGATACCAATATTCTGATTACGGGAGAAAACGGAACGGGAAAGGAATTGGTGGCCAAAGCGGTGCATCACTTATCCAAGAGACAGAAAGAAAGTTTAGTAGAAGTGGATATGGGTGCTGTTTCTGAAACCCTTTTTGAAAGTGAATTATTCGGTCATGTGAAAGGTGCATTTACCGATGCACATCAGGATAGAATAGGAAAATTTGAGTTAGCGAATAAAGGAAGCTTGTTTTTGGATGAGATTGGAAACTTATCTTTCTCTTTACAAGCGAAATTATTGGCTGCTTTACAAAACCGTCAGATCACAAAAGTAGGTGGAAATAAAGTCATCCCTGTGGATATCCGTTTAATATCGGCGACCAATAAGAATCTTTTTAAAATGGTCGAAGACGAAGAGTTTCGTCAGGATTTGTTGTATAGAATCAATACCATTCAAATTGAAGTTCCTCCATTGAGAGAAAGAGACGATGATGTGATTGTGTTGGCCAATCATTTCAAAGATATTTTGGCGAAGAAATACGAAAAAGGAACACTTTCATTTTCACAAAAAGCAGAGGATAAACTAAAAGCCTATCATTGGCCCGGAAACGTGAGGGAACTTCAGCACACCATCGAAAGAGCCGTAATTCTTTCCGATTCCGATACAATTTCTGATGATCTTCTTATGACTACCGCTTCAGAAAATACTTCTGTGCAAACCCTCAATATGGTGAAAATGGAAGAGGTATTGATTAAGAAAGCCATGCAAAAACATCCAAAGAATGTGAGTGCAGCGGCAGAAGAATTGGGAATTACTAGACAAACACTTTATAATAAAATGAAGAAATTGGGATTGGATTAA
- a CDS encoding class I SAM-dependent methyltransferase, with translation MKNVNQENKEIWNTNAGEWDKAMGEFGNDWHLQLIAPETERLLNLKEGQFLLDAGCGNGIFSRRMANKGVKVTAFDFSETNIELSKKYSSDNIDYHVLDMTFEADLIQLTDKKYHGIVSNMVFMDVPEVETFFSKINYLMKDDGHFVFSIQHPCFNSEFMEVTNEENILMKGYIDASTSKGKAVSEQKEDQFYFHRPISYYINLGAKNGLVVDACIEPTFEKEVGGPFTKFPPILIISMRKLTNN, from the coding sequence ATGAAAAACGTAAATCAAGAAAATAAAGAGATCTGGAACACCAATGCAGGCGAATGGGATAAAGCCATGGGTGAGTTTGGGAACGATTGGCACTTACAACTCATCGCTCCGGAAACAGAGCGACTTTTGAACTTAAAGGAAGGTCAGTTTCTATTGGATGCAGGTTGTGGGAATGGCATTTTCTCCAGAAGAATGGCCAATAAAGGAGTGAAAGTAACAGCATTCGACTTCTCAGAAACGAATATTGAGTTATCTAAAAAGTATTCAAGCGATAATATCGATTACCATGTATTAGACATGACTTTTGAAGCTGATTTGATTCAGCTGACAGATAAAAAATACCATGGAATTGTGTCGAACATGGTCTTTATGGATGTTCCAGAAGTGGAGACTTTCTTTTCCAAAATCAATTATTTGATGAAAGACGATGGGCATTTTGTTTTTTCTATACAGCACCCATGTTTCAACTCTGAGTTTATGGAGGTGACCAATGAAGAAAATATCTTGATGAAAGGATATATTGATGCGAGTACATCAAAAGGTAAGGCGGTCTCAGAACAAAAAGAAGATCAGTTTTACTTTCATCGGCCGATAAGTTATTACATCAACTTAGGAGCAAAAAATGGATTGGTGGTGGATGCCTGCATCGAACCTACTTTTGAAAAAGAAGTAGGTGGTCCCTTTACTAAATTTCCTCCGATTCTGATCATCAGTATGAGAAAACTAACCAACAACTAA
- a CDS encoding GntR family transcriptional regulator, whose product MEFKNTKSIFTQIGDDVKDKIMEGEYAEEGKIPSTRELAGIVGVNPNTTIKAYAVLQQEGIIYTQRGKGYFVSQGAKATIVKNKQAEFLNEVLPETVDHALKLGITFDELQNYLKDLYHEKK is encoded by the coding sequence ATGGAATTTAAAAATACAAAAAGCATTTTCACCCAAATCGGTGATGATGTAAAAGATAAAATAATGGAAGGAGAATACGCGGAGGAAGGTAAAATTCCATCCACACGTGAGTTAGCAGGTATTGTTGGGGTAAATCCCAATACAACAATAAAGGCGTATGCGGTTTTACAACAAGAAGGAATTATTTATACCCAAAGGGGAAAAGGATACTTTGTAAGCCAAGGTGCCAAAGCAACCATTGTAAAAAATAAGCAAGCCGAATTTCTCAATGAAGTTCTACCCGAAACAGTAGATCATGCCCTCAAGTTGGGCATTACCTTCGATGAACTTCAAAACTATCTAAAAGACTTATATCATGAAAAAAAGTAA
- a CDS encoding ATP-binding cassette domain-containing protein — protein MVSINNLQFSYSKKATIIDQLNLELETGKIVGLLGKNGAGKSTLFKLLSGLLQPNDGSINVLEETPFKRRPSFLSKLFLVPEEFELPPISIKSFVESTSVFYPRFDKGLMGELLGKFELNAELNLNNLSYGQKKKVIIAFSLATKAELILMDEPTNGLDIPSKSIFRKIMAGHFEEDQLIMISTHQVKDIDTIIDHLIVLDKGGVIYNESIFDLTQKYDFLKVPQIKVADTLYAEQVLGGYKTIAPKQDQEDTQVDLELFFNALINDYKKFI, from the coding sequence ATGGTGTCAATTAATAATCTTCAATTTAGTTACTCTAAAAAAGCGACTATCATCGACCAACTAAACCTAGAGCTTGAAACAGGTAAAATTGTTGGTCTTCTTGGAAAGAATGGTGCTGGTAAAAGTACCTTATTTAAACTTCTAAGTGGTTTATTACAACCTAATGACGGAAGTATAAATGTCTTGGAAGAAACTCCTTTTAAAAGACGACCTTCTTTCCTTTCCAAACTCTTTTTGGTTCCAGAAGAATTCGAACTTCCACCCATCTCCATCAAAAGTTTTGTAGAAAGTACCTCTGTATTCTATCCTAGATTCGATAAAGGATTAATGGGTGAATTATTAGGTAAGTTCGAATTGAATGCAGAACTCAATCTGAATAATTTGTCTTATGGACAAAAGAAGAAAGTCATTATTGCTTTTTCTTTGGCGACAAAAGCAGAGTTAATTCTAATGGATGAACCAACAAATGGCTTGGATATTCCATCGAAATCTATTTTTAGAAAAATCATGGCTGGTCATTTCGAAGAAGACCAATTGATCATGATTTCAACGCATCAGGTAAAAGATATCGATACCATTATCGATCATCTGATAGTATTAGATAAAGGAGGCGTGATTTATAACGAATCTATTTTTGATTTGACTCAAAAATACGATTTCCTAAAAGTGCCTCAGATTAAAGTGGCAGATACGTTATATGCCGAACAGGTGTTGGGAGGTTATAAAACGATCGCTCCAAAACAAGATCAGGAAGATACTCAGGTAGATCTAGAACTCTTCTTTAATGCTTTAATCAACGACTATAAAAAATTTATCTAA
- a CDS encoding TolC family protein, whose amino-acid sequence MKKWTYILLFISISSTVLAQDNWQLNDCINYALDHNLDIIQSTLEVKNSDINVKEAKWKYAPSFSGNINGNFNAGRSIDPNTNGYINNQFYNNFGNLNMNFTVFQGFKLKNEMQFQKYQQQAAQYNLQNAQEQLVFEIMQAYYDVEYFFELWKIAQDQIELSEKIVDRATIQKEVGLKAEADVAEMNAQLEKERLLSIQAFNNMMEAKANLINKMNFEESMEALHLTFTNTVHKVRDFGSAEDLFSSFQLTSSQIQSQYLILKSSEKQLLATKANYVPQITMNASLNTGYSQTNRDPENNIIPYSDQLSNNLNQTVGFSVFIPIFQQNTVRLNVQRAKLNRLQADNQLQKIRTETKRIVGNDLREWKALKAEITQGEKVKNSTVVAYDVALQKYEEGLIDIINLLTVKQKLGQAELDLLLARLKCQTKERLLMFYQGDKFWL is encoded by the coding sequence ATGAAAAAGTGGACTTACATACTATTATTTATTTCGATATCATCGACTGTTTTAGCCCAAGACAATTGGCAGCTTAACGACTGTATCAACTATGCTTTAGATCATAACCTTGATATTATTCAGAGTACTTTGGAGGTAAAGAATAGCGACATCAATGTGAAAGAGGCGAAGTGGAAATATGCACCTAGTTTTAGTGGAAACATCAATGGAAACTTTAATGCAGGACGTTCTATTGACCCAAATACCAACGGATATATCAACAATCAGTTCTACAATAATTTTGGAAACTTGAACATGAACTTCACGGTATTTCAGGGTTTTAAATTGAAAAACGAAATGCAGTTTCAGAAGTATCAACAACAGGCTGCTCAATACAATTTGCAGAATGCACAAGAGCAATTGGTCTTCGAGATTATGCAGGCTTATTACGATGTAGAGTACTTTTTTGAATTATGGAAGATTGCTCAAGATCAAATCGAATTATCAGAAAAGATTGTGGATAGAGCAACTATTCAGAAAGAAGTTGGGCTAAAAGCTGAAGCTGATGTTGCCGAAATGAATGCTCAGTTAGAGAAAGAAAGGTTGTTGTCCATTCAAGCTTTCAACAATATGATGGAGGCAAAAGCAAATCTTATCAACAAAATGAATTTTGAGGAGAGTATGGAAGCTTTACATCTGACGTTTACTAACACTGTTCACAAAGTTCGTGATTTTGGAAGTGCAGAGGATCTTTTTTCAAGTTTTCAGCTGACTTCTTCACAAATCCAATCCCAATATTTGATTTTGAAAAGTAGTGAGAAGCAATTGTTGGCAACTAAAGCAAATTATGTCCCTCAGATCACTATGAATGCATCATTAAACACGGGTTATTCACAAACTAACCGAGACCCTGAGAATAACATCATTCCTTATAGCGATCAGTTAAGTAATAATCTAAATCAGACAGTGGGGTTTAGTGTGTTCATTCCCATTTTTCAACAAAATACGGTTCGACTTAATGTACAACGTGCAAAGCTGAATCGTTTACAGGCCGACAATCAATTGCAAAAAATTAGAACGGAAACGAAACGAATTGTAGGAAACGATTTAAGAGAATGGAAAGCTTTAAAAGCGGAAATCACACAAGGAGAAAAAGTAAAAAATTCTACTGTTGTGGCCTACGATGTGGCGCTACAAAAATATGAGGAGGGACTCATCGATATCATCAATTTATTAACGGTAAAACAAAAGCTAGGACAAGCTGAATTGGATCTTTTACTCGCTCGTTTGAAGTGTCAAACCAAAGAGAGATTACTGATGTTTTATCAAGGAGACAAATTCTGGCTTTAA
- a CDS encoding efflux RND transporter periplasmic adaptor subunit, translating to MDTVIQEKKKIKGKHIQIIGVVAIVIAGISYLMLSVSGSSKIIIDKNKLQISEVKQEKFHDYINSKGKVQPKQTIYLDAVEGGRVKEIVAEEGSKVMKGEVIIELENNELYQQILNSEVALAEKENYLRNTRISFRNDMIQSKKNMLDSDYQLKRAKRNYEQQHRLLIKGLVPEEDFIKAKEDYEYQESMLEINWLKLKNDSLLQVTTMQTLEEDLIKMRETLKLVRSRLDHLKVKATTNAHLGTLNAEIGQSIQQGQHLGILYDLSDAKIIADIDERYISKVKKGLKAVFQYQNQNYSLIIDRVYPEVKDAVFKVELQFENEKPKALRTGQTTYVKINLDDPVDALTIKKGNFYSETAGRWVYVVSEDGTYAEKREIRIGAQNASKYQITKGLKAGEKVIISKYEQLGGYDKVVFE from the coding sequence ATGGATACTGTAATTCAAGAAAAGAAAAAGATAAAAGGAAAACACATTCAGATCATCGGTGTAGTGGCTATTGTTATTGCCGGCATCAGTTATTTGATGCTATCTGTGAGTGGTTCTTCAAAAATAATAATAGATAAAAATAAGCTTCAGATTTCGGAAGTGAAGCAGGAGAAATTTCATGATTACATCAACTCTAAAGGAAAAGTTCAGCCCAAACAAACCATCTATTTAGATGCTGTTGAAGGAGGTAGAGTGAAAGAAATTGTCGCAGAAGAAGGCAGTAAAGTGATGAAAGGTGAGGTGATTATTGAACTCGAAAATAACGAGCTGTATCAACAAATTTTGAACAGTGAAGTAGCCCTGGCAGAGAAAGAAAACTACTTAAGAAACACGCGCATCTCATTTAGAAATGATATGATTCAGTCCAAGAAAAATATGCTGGATAGCGATTATCAATTAAAAAGGGCGAAGAGAAATTATGAGCAACAACACCGTTTATTAATCAAAGGTTTGGTGCCTGAGGAGGACTTTATTAAGGCCAAAGAAGATTATGAATATCAGGAAAGCATGTTGGAGATCAATTGGCTGAAATTAAAGAACGACTCTTTGTTACAAGTCACCACGATGCAGACCTTGGAAGAGGATCTGATAAAGATGAGAGAAACGCTAAAATTAGTAAGATCTCGACTAGATCATTTAAAAGTAAAAGCAACTACCAATGCTCATTTAGGTACTTTAAATGCAGAGATTGGTCAGTCGATACAACAAGGCCAACATTTAGGTATTCTATATGATCTTTCTGATGCTAAAATTATTGCTGATATCGATGAACGTTACATCAGTAAAGTGAAAAAAGGGTTAAAAGCAGTTTTTCAGTACCAAAATCAAAATTATTCTCTGATAATTGACCGAGTTTATCCGGAGGTAAAGGATGCTGTGTTTAAAGTGGAACTGCAATTCGAAAACGAAAAACCAAAAGCACTAAGGACAGGACAAACCACTTATGTAAAAATCAATTTGGACGATCCGGTTGATGCCCTCACCATTAAAAAAGGAAATTTCTATAGTGAGACCGCTGGCCGATGGGTATATGTGGTATCAGAAGATGGTACTTATGCCGAAAAAAGAGAGATCCGAATTGGTGCTCAAAATGCTTCTAAATATCAGATTACAAAAGGTTTAAAAGCAGGAGAGAAGGTAATTATTTCGAAATATGAACAATTAGGAGGCTATGACAAGGTAGTCTTTGAATAA